In one Juglans regia cultivar Chandler chromosome 11, Walnut 2.0, whole genome shotgun sequence genomic region, the following are encoded:
- the LOC109009615 gene encoding uncharacterized protein LOC109009615 isoform X2, giving the protein MENREENSHGAAIREKSRSLDLKCLHKPRATKELQNNNLKRNNSSSEDADWTRNKKKTRKEVSLSSFGNVNDSSKKSVDEVCSGQLSSGSRDTKDLKSGLSQKSNGSSGFDTVSLSLNDNFIWIPKRKRGFAGRKKFEGSQVLKPVDKSNSKVALVDQIDNSSPNDSGTQVESSKVKQKKAFDEFKENRNSELNLVRHSKEEGHAGLLVVNNGDLSLTNPQRNCRKKRDLTPDCKSVVKEAVPLVDNSIRISDELREDDEENLEENAARMLSSRFNPSCTGFSSSSKASAFQSMNGLSFLSSPDRDFVGCVSKSLSGSESASVDTAFRVLRPRKQHKEKGHLRKRRHFYELFFGDLDPYWVLNRRIKVFWPLDQSWYYGLVNDYDKERKLHHVKYDDRDEEWINLKNERFKLLLLPSEVPGKAGQKKSFMRNRSSHEGKRHLKGKQKEKKDLTTEDDGCIGSFMDSEPIISWLARSTRRIKISPSRAAKKQKTSSPSLQPVSVGSSDEAVNLHCCLDGVSSRRDHDKSKMPANSESPDRLPDTVRLEGPTMATTCPKDSKTPIVYFRRRIHKSGPDLFYTSEDTPVSRTAPGSIASFCHFDDKIEDFKEPAVSIGRLDTGLFDNIGLLDFSLTPLESWRFELSFPVQLVLNDSFGADNFWFFQAILLLQHGIVMTMWQKVQLEMLFVDNVVGLRFLLFEGCIKQVVDFVFLVLRVFHEPKEQGKYVDSQLPVTSIRFRFSSVHDVRKQLVFAIYNFSQLKKSKWLHLDRKLKSYCLLTRQLPLSECTYDNIHAFQNGGNQLPITSGCGRPSSIKGLRKRSNQGISVMGLARDCTYVNISEPSSNSNEMSWKLTPFALCFAAAPTFFLSLHLKLLMERRVAHISLQGDDLVGHPENSGFVVDDCSVMEDCSKDTGANNLKALSKDTACDGWLSCGKSVDRDCIKFSWKCKNVNRDVAGTSAAGSQDSEKVGTDAIVQLQKWQSHHSEPELCALLPRPLFERDKSDTSSHSFLNGLSVEIPLFNQIEKPEEGELNSAQHSTDLSWSMNGGVIPSPNPTAPRSTWHRNKNNLSSFGYLSNGWSEGKADIFQNGFGNGPKRPRTQVSYPSPLGGFDVNLKHRSHHHKVLPHKRIRRGNEKRSFDIPRGSQRNMELLSCDVNVLITLGDRGWRECGAQVVLELFDHNEWRLAVKLSGTTKYSYKAHQFLQPGSTNRYTHAMMWKGGKDWILEFPDRSQWALFKEMHEECYNRNIRAALIKNIPIPGVRLIEENDDSGTEIAFVRSSSKYLRQVETDVELALDPSHVFYDMDSDDEQWILNNPPSPETDNCILGKITEEMFEKTMDRFEKAAYAQECDQFTPDEVEDLTHGVGAMDITKSIYEHWRQKRQKKGMPLIRHLQCVLFSRLYGKSINNKWMSGN; this is encoded by the exons atggaaaatagagaagaaaactCACACGGTGCTGCAATTCGGGAGAAATCTAGATCGTTGGATCTCAAGTGCTTGCATAAACCTAGGGCGACGAAAGAGCTTCAGAATAATAATTTGAAGAGGAATAATAGTAGTTCCGAGGATGCCGACTGGACGAGGAACAAGAAGAAGACTAGGAAAGAGGTGTCTCTGAGTAGTTTTGGAAATGTTAATGATAGCAGTAAAAAGAGCGTGGATGAAGTGTGTAGTGGTCAATTAAGTTCTGGTTCCCGTGATACAAAGGACTTGAAGTCAGGTTTAAGTCAGAAGTCGAATGGTAGTAGCGGGTTTGATACTGTTTCTCTTAGTTTGAATGATAATTTCATTTGGATCCCAAAGCGTAAGCGGGGTTTTGCAGGGCGAAAGAAGTTTGAAGGCAGTCAAGTGTTGAAGCCTGTGGACAAATCTAATAGTAAGGTGGCTCTTGTTGATCAGATAGACAATTCAAGTCCCAATGATTCAGGCACCCAGGTTGAGTCTtcaaaagtaaaacaaaagaagGCTTTTGATGAGTTTAAGGAAAATAGAAATAGTGAGTTGAATTTGGTTAGGCACTCGAAGGAGGAAGGGCATGCGGGTCTTTTGGTTGTAAACAATGGTGATTTGTCTTTGACAAACCCTCAGAGGAATTGTAGAAAAAAGAGGGATTTGACGCCAGATTGTAAAAGTGTAGTGAAGGAGGCTGTGCCTTTGGTTGATAATTCTATTAGGATATCTGATGAGTTGCGAGAAGACGATGAGGAGAATCTTGAAGAGAATGCAGCGAGGATGCTATCATCTCGGTTTAATCCAAGCTGTACTGGGTTTTCTTCAAGCAGCAAGGCTTCTGCATTCCAATCCATGAATGGGTTGTCTTTTCTGTCATCTCCAGATCGAGATTTTGTTGGTTGTGTGTCTAAGTCATTATCTGGGTCAGAATCTGCATCAGTTGATACTGCTTTTAGAGTATTGAGACCAAGGAAGCAGCACAAAGAGAAGGGACATTTAAGGAAGAGGCGCCACTTCTATGAACTTTTTTTTGGGGACTTGGATCCATATTGGGTATTGAACCGGCGAATAAAGGTCTTTTGGCCTTTGGACCAGAGTTGGTATTATGGCCTTGTGAATGACTATGATAAAGAAAGAAAGCTTCATCATGTTAAATATGATGACCGGGATGAGGAATGGATTAACCTCAAGAATGAGAGGTTCAAACTTTTGCTGCTGCCTAGTGAAGTACCTGGTAAGGCGGGGcagaaaaaatcatttatgagAAATAGAAGTTCTCATGAGGGAAAAAGACACTTGAAGggtaaacaaaaagaaaagaaagatttgACCACAGAGGATGATGGTTGCATAGGCAGCTTTATGGACTCGGAGCCCATCATCTCATGGTTGGCTCGATCCACTCGTCGGATCAAAATTTCTCCTTCACGTGCTGCAAAGAAACAGAAGACATCCAGTCCATCTTTGCAGCCTGTGTCTGTTGGTTCATCTGATGAAGCTGTAAATCTGCATTGTTGTTTGGACGGGGTTTCGTCGAGAAGAGATCACGATAAAAGTAAAATGCCTGCTAATTCTGAATCACCAGACAGGTTACCTGACACTGTAAGGCTTGAGGGGCCTACCATGGCCACCACTTGCCCCAAAGACAGCAAAACGCCGATTGTTTATTTTAGGCGACGGATCCACAAGTCAGGCCCGGACTTGTTTTATACCTCTGAGGACACTCCTGTCTCTAGAACTGCACCTGGTTCTATTGCATCGTTTTGTCATTTTGATGACAAAATCGAGGATTTCAAAGAACCTGCTGTTTCAATTGGAAGGTTGGACACCGGTTTGTTTGACAATATAGGGTTGTTAGATTTCTCTTTAACACCGCTAGAATCATGGAGGTTTGAATTAAGCTTCCCAGTGCAGTTGGTCCTGAATGACTCATTTGGAGCAGATAACTTTTGGTTCTTTCAAGCTATATTACTACTTCAGCATGGAATAGTGATGACCATGTGGCAAAAGGTTCAGTTGGAGATGCTTTTTGTTGATAATGTAGTTGGACTGAGGTTTCTCTTGTTTGAAGGTTGCATCAAGCAGGTTGTAGACTTTGTTTTTCTGGTCCTGAGAGTATTTCATGAACCAAAGGAACAGGGGAAGTATGTAGACTCTCAACTGCCAGTAACTTCAATTAGGTTCAGATTCTCATCTGTTCATGATGTTAGAAAGCAGCTTGTATTTGCAATCTACAACTTCTCCCAACTGAAGAAGTCGAAGTGGTTGCATCTAGACCGTAAACTCAAGAGCTATTGTTTGCTTACCAGGCAACTACCTCTGTCAGAATGTACTTATGATAATATTCATGCATTTCAAAATGGAGGAAATCAGTTGCCTATAACTTCGGGTTGTGGGCGGCCCTCCTCTATCAAG GGCTTACGGAAGAGGTCTAATCAAGGTATAAGTGTCATGGGTTTGGCCAGAGATTGCACCTATGTTAATATCAGTGAACCTTCATCTAATTCCAATGAGATGTCCTGGAAACTCACTCCATTTGCTCTTTGTTTTGCTGCTGCGCCTACTTTTTTTCTTAGCTTGCATCTGAAGCTGCTTATGGAACGTCGTGTGGCTCATATCAGTCTCCAGGGCGATGATTTAGTAGGGCATCCAGAAAACTCTGGTTTTGTGGTGGATGACTGTTCTGTTATGGAGGACTGCTCTAAGGATACTGGTGCAAATAATTTGAAGGCTTTGTCAAAGGACACTGCTTGTGATGGATGGCTTTCTTGTGGTAAATCAGTGGATAGGGATTGCATAAAGTTCTCTTGGAAGTGCAAAAATGTCAATCGTGATGTGGCTGGAACCTCTGCTGCTGGTTCCCAAGATTCTGAAAAGGTTGGAACTGATGCCATTGTTCAGCTGCAGAAGTGGCAAAGCCACCATTCAGAGCCAGAACTTTGTGCTTTATTGCCGAGACCTTTGTTTGAGAGGGATAAGTCTGATACTAGTTCCCATTCCTTTTTGAATGGTCTGAGTGTTGAAATTCCACTGTTTAATCAAATTGAGAAGCCTGAGGAAGGTGAATTGAACAGTGCTCAGCATTCTACAGATCTGTCTTGGAGTATGAATGGTGGCGTTATTCCTAGTCCCAACCCCACTGCTCCCAGGAGTACATGGCatcgaaataaaaataatttgtcatCATTCGGGTACCTTTCAAATGGATGGTCAGAGGGGAAGGCTGACATCTTCCAAAATGGTTTTGGCAATGGGCCTAAAAGGCCACGAACGCAAGTTTCATACCCATCGCCTCTTGGAGGTTTTGATGTTAACTTGAAGCATAGAAGTCATCACCATAAAGTGCTTCCTCACAAACGAATTAGGAGGGGTAATGAGAAGAGATCGTTTGATATTCCTAGAGGTTCTCAAAGAAACATGGAATTGTTATCTTGTGATGTAAACGTGTTAATCACACTTGGTGACAGAGGGTGGAGAGAATGCGGGGCACAAGTTGTACTAGAGCTTTTTGATCATAATGAGTGGAGGCTTGCTGTAAAACTTTCTGGGACTACGAAGTATTCATACAAAGCACATCAGTTTTTGCAGCCTGGGTCAACAAACCGCTACACTCATGCCATGATGTGGAAAGGAGGAAAAGATTGGATCTTGGAGTTTCCAGATAGGAGTCAATGGGCTCTTTTCAAGGAAATGCATGAAGAATGTTACAATCGTAATATTCGTGCtgctttaattaaaaacattcccATTCCTGGGGTTCGATTGATAGAGGAAAACGATGATAGTGGAACAGAAATAGCATTTGTTCGCAGTTCTTCCAAGTACTTGCGGCAGGTTGAAACAGATGTTGAGCTGGCTTTGGATCCATCGCATGTCTTTTATGACATGGATAGTGATGATGAGCAGTGGATTTTGAACAATCCACCTTCTCCTGAAACTGACAACTGCATCTTGGGAAAGATCACTGAGGAGATGTTTGAAAAAACAATGGACAGGTTTGAGAAGGCTGCATATGCCCAAGAGTGTGATCAGTTCACACCTGATGAAGTTGAGGACCTCACGCATGGAGTTGGAGCCATGGATATAACCAAATCCATTTATGAGCATTGGCGGCAAAAAAGGCAGAAGAAAGGGATGCCTTTAATCCGACATCTTCAG